From Carassius carassius chromosome 15, fCarCar2.1, whole genome shotgun sequence:
AGTTTCCCCACCAAACATCTTTTCAAATTAACTGCatgcatatatacatttataacaacCTTAAGATGcgatgttaaaatgaaaaaaaaaaaacagctcgaGAACTGCTTAATGGTAAACACAACAGAGACAgaattaaaatcaagaaaaagcTACACTTACAGAaatgaacaaataacaaaaacacacagataaTAAAACGAGCATGCGGGGGAAAAACAGCATAATCACAAGCGCTCGTGCTTGTTAGACCGCTCTGACGTAAATAGCCGCTGCGTCGTTAATACTGAGCAGCATCAAGCATCATAGCTACAGTATGCAATATGTAAAGTGAGTGAATCGGAGGAATGTGAGCATGCAATATCTTACCAGGTGCAACAAAGACTAATAGCGATATGAAATTAACAAAAACTTCTCGTATCCAGCACATAGCGTGTGCTAGTGTGACGAAGTGTCTTGTGTATGAAAGTTTCCTCAGTGAAGTGCAGTTCCGGGTTTCACGACACTAATGCGTCACCGACCGTTGCTCGCACGTGCTACAGAACTCCCCACATCCTCAACGCATCTGTCTGTGTATATAAAAGGCAAAGAGTCGACAGCATACTACAGTCAGAACCATGCATTACTTCTCAGAATTAGTCGCTTTTCTTGTAATATTAGGTAAGACTCCACCTTTATTCCTCGGAACAATTTCACGCAGACTCTGCTGATCCAGGTTGACATGAGGTGTTTTATTTACAGCTGTGGCGGAGGGAGTGCGGCGCGAGGTTCGATCCTTCAGTGGTGAGGACGCAGTCTTAAGTTGTGCGGCGAAATCAAAGCCCGACGTCCAGTACCGTTCCGTCATATGGTACAAGGTAAAGTtcaaaatttgtatatatatatatttttctctctaGAACCTTGCGTTTTACCCCCTCACATGGTCATGTTTTTACTATATCTTGAAATATACCCCTATATGTTTTTTGAGAAATGTATTGTttcaaatgaatatttaattcaaCTTTAAGCTAAACTTCTGTTCTGCAGGTTTCTGGAGAGCCTTCCCAGCTGTTATCGGGACTTGTGAGGAAGAGACTAATTGAAAACAATGGCACAGTGGAAAAATATAAAAGTGTGGAACGAGAGGTCGAGCTTCTTGAGAGCTCAATGAGCCTTCTTCTGACTAATGTAACTGCAGAGGACAGTGGGATATACAAATGCTTTCTGTCTGCTCCCATTGGCCATCAGAACCAAGAAGGTGAAATCGTTCTGAAAGTTGATGGTGAGTATGGGGATTTATAAATGCCACAAAACGTATTTGAACATATTGAAGCCACActtaaaatatagaaatgtttAAGACATTTTTGGAGCTTTTAGAATCAGGATCAAGTTTACTGGGGTGATCTAGTCTACATTAAACTGTGGTCTAGTAGTTATACTACACAATAATATCCTTACAGTTTTAAGTGTGGCTTCCAAATACTTTTAAGGCCACTGTATAGTTCAGCTATGAGCAATAGCTCACAAACTAACAATCTGATCTTCAcgtgtgctttttttttctttatcatttttAGAGGATGGTACAGTTGAGAAAATTCTAGTATTTAATATAAGTGATACAATTTATGGAGTTCTGGCTGTCCTAGTACTCATTATTGCATTCCTGATGTTCTGCATAAGCTATGTAAGTAGCCAACTTAAATACTTAAAGTCaagatattatttaaatactttgaGTCAAGATGTTATGCATGTATTTTAAAGTTACTGACTAGAGTTATGTTTACCTGCAGGTTTGTTTAAGGAATGTATTTCAAAGCAACAAGAAGCTTTTAAAAGACTCTTTGCTGAAAATGCAACATCAAGACAAGAACTTGATTGTATCCGAACATTTGATTTGCAAGACTATGCCTGAAGTGTATGTGTGATGCTAACTAGAGTACATGGATTATGGCTCAGTAGAAGTTAAATGAAGCATTGTGCACAGGACATGGAAAGTCCACAGAGCTTGTGCTGAAGTCAAGAGCACCATCGGCTGAAGCTAAGGATGTAGCAGCCTACTGGATAAGAGAGTCAAGGTGCAAAGTGTGACAGAAGCATGCACAAAGGATTCAACATCATCAACAATATcttttgaaaactgatgttttacACCACAGAACAGTAAGACCAAGATAATGTGTTTGTTTCGGTGTTAAAATTGTGCATGCTTCATTAATGTTGGTGAACACAGTGTAAGTGGAGGAGGACTGTGTTTGGATGGAGTTATGCTCATACTGTAGATCAACGTTTGTCAGGCACGCCTACAGGTTTTCCACCAAAGAAATTAGATGATAGTTCTCAGATTATAGCTAGGtgaataaaacactttaaaattctTTTTGAAATTCTTTTTTCAATGGTATCATTCttatagaaaaacaaacaataaaaaaactaccTCATAAAATATTTTCCTGTTGATAAAAACGAGTATATGTTTGGTGTTCCAATTTTAAAATTCTAACCCTTTTAGAAGAACAGTCATCACCTAAGTTTCCTTCTTTTATATCTCTACAATTAGAAAAAAGCAACCAAGAAGAGAAGAAATGACTACtatgaacaaaaacagaaaaggaTACAAGATTTAATGGCGCTCTCTGGTGGCTGGAAAATCACAAACACTACTCACTAAGTTGAGCAGTTAATTGTGTCCACATGTCACCTGTGCACTGCTGTAGGAAAACTTCACTCCATTATTTGTATAGTAAAAGACCTTTATCAGGGGGGTCCTTAGAAAAACAGGTCAtttcaagtataggtctctgcaggaaagtaatgggagttaccagatcgaAGCATTTTAAGACCAGGTTACCTGATTGGCTGATGTCATAGTGATGATTGGtataggggtggggttaggtaagTGGGTACTTTTGATTGCACGATTTAGAAACCCCCTGTAGTTTCAAAACACCACAAATTCAGAAATCTTGTTTACCTACTATGTGTgcaaatcagtgggcggggcttagccacactattacatcataaagtggcacattccacaagcAGTCGTTTTGGCAGtctggcttcaatataagctgtttttagactaacgagAAAGTTTTGCAATTCTGAAACGTGCATATGTTTTATAAGAATGACCTCAAAAGATCAAGAGAATTTTGATTTCTTAGTTCTTGACCCTTGATACACCTCTTTTTTATTAGTTGGAAGgttcattatttattttcctaATGTCCCTTGATTTTCCTTTTCTTGATGCAAGGTGGTGAGGAACCAAAACCAAACCACTGTCATGTGATAGACAAACTCCTCAGGTTTTAACTACAATGGCTGTAAATTCAATCATTTGAAACTGTCTTCAGCACTTGAGCATAACCAGTCCTGTCCTGTCTGTCACAAACCTGTGTGACATATCCTTATTATAAATTATGCACACACAGAACTGGATGTTATTTATGGTGGCGATGATGGGGTTCCTCGGCCATCTGACTGCAATAGTAAGCATGCTTGAACATGAAAAAACAAGACAAACTACTTTGCCACAACCACTGACCCACAACATAAGAAATGACTTTCACCTCAAACACTCAGTTAGCAttctagatctttttttttttcaagcttaaATGGAGTGTTTCATTTTTAAACTCATGTTGGGTCTGACATACTTTTATGAAACAGTAACACAAACCAAACCGCATTTTACATAATGTTCCAATGGAAACCTGGCACTATGGCGAGCGCTAAATGAAGTCCTCATGATTTACATAAACCTTGACTTATAATCGTCAATGAGTCACTTACTGGATTTGATAATATGACTGGCGCTCTGTCTAGTTATTCACCACACCAGTCAGTTATGATATCAAATGGTCTGGCTGATATTATTAAGTATGTGTTATGTAAAAAATTTGATTCTTATCCAGTCAAGCACAGATGTGAAGGAGCGGGTAAACACAAgttgataaattattattttctcctTCATCATTCCTTTATCTGACTTCTTTAGAAATTATAGaaaaagtcttttaaaaatgGTTGTTCAGAAGTGCTTCAATGAGTGCATCAATTTCTTAATTAGCTTAACTTAGTAAAATTATGTTGATTACAGTACCAATCAATACAGTCAGCCAAACAATCTTTTTgctaatcaataaataattaactaTTAATATTGCTTACTGTTTTGAAAGaatatttctgcctgtttgattttTTTATGGCTAActaaagattttattattattattaatattattattattcaactaaTATGTTATGAAAGAATATTTCTGCATAcggtattttaaattaattaattaattctgtaGCTCAACCTTACAGCTAACCAATAATAgcctaaatatttttataaaatatttgaatgtgTTTAAAGAAACACATTAGGTAACAATCTAATACGGTAGCAAAATGATgttgtgaatatatttaataatacgtTGTTGTATGAACGAGTGAATTAATTATTTAGGCATCAGACAtgagccactgggcagtaaactggatccatattatgaattccacaccaggtcgtaaacagtttcaatttgaaagcatataagcgtctcgtagaagctgctctagaattcattatagtctatgtagtttcaacagaaagaccgggatatactaactcactccgctcagaggccacgcccacagcttccatagatctggccttgggtgccaaatcattccctgtgcttgcgataataaatcctgtctgaggggaatctcccatggagagcccgctaacagactgaccaggtccgcaaaccacaGCTGTGTGGAccaccacggagccaccagcagcagcggCTCCACTCTTtccagccgtatcctggataacaccgctggaattagaCGAATCAGGGGAATagcatacaagctggttctgggccaattgtgagctaacacatccaagcccaggggcgatgg
This genomic window contains:
- the LOC132157822 gene encoding uncharacterized protein LOC132157822, whose translation is MHYFSELVAFLVILAVAEGVRREVRSFSGEDAVLSCAAKSKPDVQYRSVIWYKVSGEPSQLLSGLVRKRLIENNGTVEKYKSVEREVELLESSMSLLLTNVTAEDSGIYKCFLSAPIGHQNQEGEIVLKVDEDGTVEKILVFNISDTIYGVLAVLVLIIAFLMFCISYVCLRNVFQSNKKLLKDSLLKMQHQDKNLIVSEHLICKTMPEVYV